The following proteins are co-located in the Flammeovirga kamogawensis genome:
- a CDS encoding thymidylate synthase produces MKQYHELLKRILDEGAVKGDRTGTGTRSVFGHQMRFDLSEGFPVLTTKKLHLRSIIHELLWFLKGETNVAYLQENGVRIWNEWADENGELGPVYGKQWRSWEGADGQAVDQIEWLINEIKTNPNSRRLVISAWNVAELPKMALMPCHALFQFYVADGKLSCQLYQRSADVFLGVPFNIASYALLTLMIAQVCDLEPGDFVHTLGDAHLYNNHLDQARLQLTRDFRSLPKMQINPDVKDIFSFTGEDFKLTDYDPHPHIKAEVSV; encoded by the coding sequence ATGAAACAATACCACGAATTACTTAAAAGAATATTAGACGAAGGCGCCGTAAAAGGAGATAGAACAGGTACAGGAACACGCTCTGTATTTGGACATCAAATGCGCTTTGATTTATCCGAAGGCTTTCCGGTTTTAACGACAAAAAAGCTTCATCTTCGTTCAATTATTCATGAATTACTGTGGTTTTTGAAAGGAGAGACAAACGTTGCTTACTTACAAGAAAATGGAGTGCGTATTTGGAACGAATGGGCAGACGAAAACGGAGAGTTAGGTCCTGTTTATGGTAAACAATGGCGTTCTTGGGAAGGAGCAGACGGACAAGCTGTAGATCAGATTGAGTGGTTAATTAATGAAATTAAGACAAACCCAAACTCAAGACGTCTAGTAATTTCGGCTTGGAATGTTGCAGAATTACCAAAAATGGCGTTAATGCCTTGTCATGCTTTATTTCAGTTTTATGTAGCAGACGGTAAATTATCTTGTCAGTTATACCAAAGAAGTGCAGATGTATTTTTAGGAGTACCATTTAATATAGCTTCTTATGCGTTGCTTACATTAATGATTGCACAAGTTTGCGATTTAGAACCAGGAGATTTTGTGCATACACTTGGTGACGCTCATTTATACAATAATCATTTAGACCAAGCAAGATTACAGCTTACTAGAGATTTTAGGAGCTTACCAAAAATGCAAATAAACCCTGATGTTAAAGATATTTTTAGCTTTACAGGTGAGGATTTTAAATTAACAGATTACGATCCACATCCACATATTAAAGCAGAAGTTTCTGTTTAA